One genomic region from Aliarcobacter cryaerophilus ATCC 43158 encodes:
- a CDS encoding HEPN domain-containing protein, with the protein MKNKIENLLNKDYSQLDEEITSHLQNYVCILISSYLEIEINNQLTEYKKTQHFKTHECMKKLSGEKLQNATWCKIKPILGTIEDDFPYNLKNAISDFELTIQAIQSIIDNRNNIAHGKNINVLTIQVLNQNFIKIDNFVSELKKIFSML; encoded by the coding sequence ATGAAAAATAAAATTGAAAACTTATTAAACAAAGATTATTCTCAGTTAGATGAAGAGATAACCTCTCATTTACAGAATTATGTATGCATTTTAATATCAAGTTATTTAGAAATAGAAATTAATAATCAACTAACAGAATATAAAAAGACACAGCATTTTAAAACACATGAATGTATGAAAAAATTAAGTGGTGAAAAGTTACAAAATGCAACTTGGTGTAAAATAAAACCTATTTTAGGAACTATTGAAGATGATTTTCCATATAATTTGAAAAATGCTATTAGTGATTTTGAACTTACAATTCAAGCTATTCAAAGTATTATTGATAATAGAAATAATATAGCTCATGGTAAAAATATAAATGTATTAACTATTCAAGTGTTAAATCAAAATTTTATTAAAATTGATAATTTTGTTTCGGAATTAAAAAAAATATTTTCTATGTTATGA
- a CDS encoding aldehyde dehydrogenase family protein — protein sequence MIYERPKYKNQYENFIGGEWIVPNSGEYIENISPVDGKLLTKIPRSNEKDVDLAVEAAKKGFEVFKHTSVTQRSALLNKIADIVEANLEMLAIAETLDNGKAVRETLNADLPLFIDHFRYFASVIRAESGTISDLDENTISQEIYEPYGVVAQIIPWNFPLLMAAWKLAPAIAAGNCVVLKPASSTPLSILLFLDLIKDVLPKGVINVVNGAGGKIGKHLVTHPDVKKVAFTGETSTGQEIMRYATENIIPSTLELGGKSPNVFFESIMQEDDEFFDKAIEGLVLFAFNSGEVCTCPSRALIQESIYEPFMKRVIERVKAIKLGNPLDTENTMGAQNSFNQKEKIAKYLNIAKEDGAQCLVGGDIYHSSINPDGFYIEPTIFKGHNKMRIFQEEIFGPVLSVTTFKDEKEAIEIANDTIYGLGAGVWSRDAHQIHRASRAIQAGRIWVNCYHVYPAHASFGGYKKSGIGRETHMMMLNNYRHTKNILTSFNTKALGFF from the coding sequence ATGATTTATGAAAGACCAAAATATAAAAATCAGTATGAGAATTTTATAGGTGGAGAGTGGATTGTTCCAAATAGTGGTGAGTATATTGAAAATATTTCTCCAGTTGATGGAAAATTGCTTACAAAAATTCCAAGATCAAATGAAAAAGATGTTGATTTAGCAGTTGAGGCTGCAAAAAAAGGTTTTGAAGTGTTTAAGCACACATCTGTTACTCAAAGAAGTGCTTTATTAAACAAAATTGCAGATATTGTAGAGGCAAATCTTGAAATGTTGGCAATTGCTGAAACTCTTGATAATGGAAAAGCTGTAAGAGAGACATTAAATGCAGATTTACCTTTATTTATAGACCATTTTAGATATTTTGCATCTGTTATAAGAGCTGAATCTGGAACTATCTCTGATTTAGATGAAAATACAATTTCTCAAGAGATTTATGAACCTTATGGTGTTGTTGCTCAAATTATCCCTTGGAACTTCCCACTTTTAATGGCAGCTTGGAAACTAGCACCTGCAATTGCTGCTGGAAATTGTGTTGTTTTAAAACCAGCTAGTTCAACTCCACTTTCAATACTTCTATTTTTGGATTTAATCAAAGATGTTTTACCAAAAGGTGTTATAAATGTAGTAAATGGTGCGGGTGGAAAAATAGGTAAACATCTTGTAACTCATCCTGATGTTAAAAAAGTTGCATTTACAGGAGAGACAAGCACAGGTCAAGAGATTATGAGATATGCAACTGAAAATATTATTCCATCAACTCTAGAGCTTGGTGGGAAATCTCCAAATGTCTTTTTTGAATCAATTATGCAAGAGGATGATGAGTTTTTTGACAAAGCAATAGAAGGTTTAGTTCTATTTGCATTTAATAGTGGAGAGGTTTGTACTTGTCCATCAAGAGCATTGATACAAGAGTCAATTTATGAGCCATTTATGAAAAGAGTTATAGAAAGGGTAAAAGCTATTAAGCTTGGAAATCCTCTTGATACAGAAAATACAATGGGAGCTCAAAACTCTTTTAACCAAAAAGAGAAAATTGCAAAATATTTAAATATTGCAAAAGAAGATGGTGCTCAGTGTTTAGTTGGTGGAGATATTTATCACTCTTCTATAAATCCAGATGGATTTTATATAGAGCCAACAATTTTTAAAGGTCACAATAAAATGAGAATTTTCCAAGAGGAGATTTTTGGACCTGTTTTATCTGTAACTACTTTCAAAGATGAGAAAGAGGCTATTGAAATTGCAAATGATACTATTTATGGATTGGGTGCTGGAGTTTGGTCAAGAGATGCTCATCAAATTCATAGAGCATCAAGAGCTATTCAAGCTGGAAGAATTTGGGTAAATTGTTATCATGTTTATCCAGCTCATGCCTCTTTTGGTGGATATAAAAAATCTGGAATTGGAAGAGAAACTCATATGATGATGTTAAATAACTATAGACATACAAAAAATATTTTAACTTCATTTAATACAAAAGCTTTAGGATTTTTTTAA
- a CDS encoding manganese efflux pump MntP: MLEVLILAFALSMDAFAVSIGLGIKNKQDIKTMALKAGLFFGIFQAFMPFLGFLGGIGLREYIQGYDKIVAFVLLLLIGGKMLYEAFNENVEEEIAQVTNKLLLTLAIATSLDAMAAGYSLHLFSVNIYLSIFIIGFVTFIISYIGVYVGSRGGEKYESKAEILGGVVLILIGFKILLF, encoded by the coding sequence ATGTTAGAAGTTTTGATATTGGCGTTTGCTTTAAGTATGGATGCATTTGCAGTTTCTATTGGTCTTGGAATAAAAAATAAGCAAGATATAAAAACTATGGCTTTAAAAGCTGGGTTATTTTTTGGAATTTTTCAAGCTTTTATGCCATTTTTAGGATTCTTAGGTGGTATTGGTTTAAGAGAGTATATTCAAGGATATGACAAAATTGTGGCATTTGTTTTACTTTTACTTATAGGTGGAAAGATGCTATATGAAGCATTTAATGAAAATGTAGAAGAAGAGATAGCACAAGTAACAAACAAACTATTATTAACTTTAGCAATTGCAACAAGTCTTGATGCTATGGCTGCTGGATATAGCTTACATCTGTTTTCTGTAAATATATATTTATCAATTTTTATTATTGGATTTGTTACATTTATTATTAGTTATATTGGAGTTTATGTAGGAAGTCGTGGTGGAGAAAAATATGAGAGTAAAGCTGAAATTTTGGGTGGAGTTGTTTTGATTCTAATTGGATTTAAAATTTTACTTTTTTAA